A single region of the Nicotiana sylvestris chromosome 6, ASM39365v2, whole genome shotgun sequence genome encodes:
- the LOC138870339 gene encoding uncharacterized protein: MTVLEYAVRFTDLAKHAPALVFIFRERVRRFIEGLIPSIRSSMAWEFEMDISYQQVVSIAKRVDDMLSWDREEREPKSLESRAIILSQFITAQHGRFRCYLGHGMLIQKCAQFRWTEECEESFQKLKTALTTSPILILPISSRSYIVYCDALRIGLGAVLMQDGRVTAYTSRKLKVNEKNYPVHDLELAAIVHTLRSGIIICMDKVVHGDATDVTIGNDGVLRIHGRVKYEHQRPDGLLHQIEIPEWKWEHVTMDFVVGLPRTLRKFDVIWVIMDRLTKFMHFVPVCTTYSSEWLAEIYIREIIVYMVFQFPSF, from the exons ATGACTGTTttggagtatgctgtccgtttcaCTGACTTGGCTAAGCATGCACCGGCTTTGGTTTTTATATTTCGTGAGagagttcgccggtttattgaggggctcattcccagcatcaggtccaGCATGGCCTGGGAgtttgagatggatatttcttatcagcaggtggtgagcattgctaagaGAGTAGATGACATGCTTTCttgggatagagaggagagagagCCCAAgagtctcgagagtcgggccattattctg agccaatttattactgcTCAGCATGGAAGAtttcgatgttatcttgggcatggaat gctgatcCAGAAGTGTGCTCAGTTTAgatggacggaagagtgtgaggagagctttcagaagctcaagacagctttgactacatctCCAATATTGATATTGCCAATAAGTTCAAGGTCTTAtattgtctattgtgatgccttgaggattggccttggagcggtattgatgcaggacggtagggtgactGCCTACACATCCAGAAAGCTGAAGGTgaatgagaagaattatcctgtccatgatcttgagttagctgctattgttcacactttaagatctggcatcattatttgtatg gacaaggttgtACATGGTGATGCCAcagatgtgaccattggtaatgatggggtattgagaatacatggtcgg gtgaagtatgagcatcagagaccggatgGCTTGCTTCATCAGATAGAGATTcctgaatggaagtgggagcatgttaccatggacttcgtagttggactcccacggactttgagaaagttcgatgtcatttgggtaattatggatcgactgaccaagttcaTGCACTTCgtccctgtgtgtactacctattcttcagagtggctggcggagatttatatccgggagattatcgtctacatggtattccagtttccatcattttag